ACTTAAGCCGTTACCCCAAACCGCTCTCGCTGCTTTTCAGCGGAGTGCCACCCAGTCCCGACGCAGCCTTCACCTGGACCAACGGCAAGGTGTTCTTCTTCAAGGGAGACGAGTACTGGCGTGTGAACAAGCAGCTGAGCGTGGACAGAGGCTACCCGCTCAGCAAGAGGGAGCGCTGGATGCAGTGCTAGGGGGGAAACATTAGGGGGCAGCAGGTACCATGAAGTCCAAAGCAAGAGCACATTAAACAACCAGTCAACCTCAGCCGGAGCTCTGTGTGGGAGTGCTGGGAACACATGTGGTGCAGACTTCACTCAGGCACAAACTGTGACAATGAAATAATGCATTCTTGTCTCCAGTTTAATCGTAATTTGAGGAGAGTTGTCAGTGAATGATTGAGTTGTGCTTTATCACCTACAGCAAAAAAAAGTAGAGTGTGATTTGACTTTTCCACTGGATTTGATGAACGCCAAGCCACTGCTACACTCCAAAAGCAGGCTGATTTTGCGAGGCttagttgtgtgtttgtgtgactgcaAGAATTGTGTACGTTTTTATATGATCTCACTCAGGGAGATACCAAGGgaggccatctctctctctctgtaacagaTGTGCAGGGTTATATGTCTTACTCCTCACAGTGAGATGTGAGATGATGTTGATAGTGTTCGATGTTCTTTTAAGTGTTGTGTAACCAGTCATATAATGTCCTTAAAGTTTTCTCATGCCTTACATTTATGTTACATACTGTTACTGAACATCATAAATTCTATTATCTCATGACTCACACTGGTCATGTGAAGATATTTCCATTTTGTACTATTAAACAAACCAGACATGACGTCGGCAGTAAAGTCAAGTCTTGTTTTTGATTGATGTGCGCTGTCACCAGGATAGCTGATCAACACCACATATAAAGGCTAGAAAAATACTTTATGTTCAATATGATGAAAGGCTAGTCTGTCATGCATTAAGTTTGTCTGCAAAAAACTTTGGGACTGCCATGGCAACACCAACCAGTTGCAGAGTAGGAAATCCTCCCCCATGACCTCTTGTCTTGCCTTTGAAAAATCTGGTGAGTAACGCTGCCAGTGTTGCTAGGTGCCCAAAGAGACAAAACACTGCAATTTATCTGAGTCGACTAATGAGCAAAACTGTTTTTGTATCAAACAGATTTATTTATCTTCGCAATTCCTATCAACAATTATGTACAGATTCAGGTGACAAGAGAACGTTGTCCCTGCAAAATCATTCACACAAATAACAAAACGGATAATTCTTTAAAAATCTACAAATTAACAGCAAATatgcattgattttttttgtcctttttcatCAATCTACTGCTTACTTGTTCAtaatataaattaaattataaaaaaaaagtttcagatACTCCACAAGTATACTCAACAGtctaaaaacacatgaaagtcACTTCACCTATTTTGACAAAAGCTACATTGCAAACACAAAAAAGGTCATAGGATTAGAGTGTTGCTAATAAACGATCATGTTAAAAGCTCTAGAAAGgagctctaaaaaaaaaaacaactcaatttTAATTGCatcatttagttttttttcactttgtcatATTTATGGCCATGTATCTGTCTACATGTCATGTGCTGTATTTCTGTCTCATCACATTTCgtctaaaacacacaaaattaaTCTGTTTTTTTAGGACATACCCTCAAAAATCATTCAACTAAACATACAAACAGTTAAACAGTAAGACAGGTACCCACAACAAATAACACTTCATGGCACTGATTAATAGTTTTTTTGAAGCACAGTACTCATGTTGTGTCATACGAAGTACTCGTGATGCACATGTGATGTCATGGCCATAATCCATtaccaaacacaaatacatcagTTTTTGAGGCATGTACTTGCTGTTATGTATTTAATAATACTTGACATGAGGAAATGTATGACCTTAGTTTATTAGTAtctgtttttagtgtttttctctctctctctgagaaacCCATTGATGCAGTGGTTATAGTATTCATCAAACAGGGGCTCAacatctctcccttctccccaaAAAAGCAGCATACCAACAGGGAACCCATGCCATTGAACTCCAGGTTGCTCTCTACAAAACATCCAGGACTGACACACTGATAAGAGGTGCGCTGGtataaaatatgttttctcCCTCCGACTCAATTGAGGGACTTTAAAAACCCTTAGTGGGGCAGTTTATAGGATCTAGTCTACATTAGGAAGGCAGCGGCGGAGAACCAGAAAGCGTCGTCCCTTCTCGTCTCTGATCCTCAGACCCTGATGACTGGTGTGGTGGCGGTGAGAGGCACGGTGGAGCCCGTGTCATAGTCCAAGTCGATCATGGTGTGGTTGGCGGTGCCCAGGCTGCTAAGGGAAGTGCCtgtgcccgtctgtctgtcccgcAGACTTTGCAGGTAGCTCtgagagaaagaacaaaagagggagagagatgagagagaggcagaaaaaaggtggggtgtttgttttgaagtACAATTCGCGTTTAGCAAAGTTCTTTCCGCTGAGTTTCACAGGGATACAGGTAAGCATGACTGATGCCATAAAATGACAATTTCTATAACTATAATCTATAACTACAGCTTGTGCCATGTCGGGTGACACTGACCGGTGCCAGTAGATCCCCAGCGTAACGTTTCACTGGGGTGGGTTTACGGCGGTACGTGCCTTCCTGCCCACCTGCCTGCTGTCGCTTCTTGGCATCCTTCTCTCTGATCCGCATCAGCTGGACTCTCTTCTGTCTCCGGCTGATAATGACtaagaagggaggggaggaattGAGAAAGACAGTTTTACAACACCACTTTATTTATTATGACTCATATCATAGTCACTCTGGAGAGAATATGAGATCGTAATGGAAACATGTTGCATCCAAAATCCTAACTAAAACGTTCTGTGAAAAACATCTTTGCAAAACGACAGAGCTGCTCTCACAGTGTAAGCCTCACAATATTTAATCCTCACCCTCAGTGTGAGAGAAGCTGTCGTCTGTCAGTTTCCACTGGACCAGTACTCCCATCAAGCTGAGGGCGGGCCAGATGCCCAAGATGACCCAGCTGTACCAGCAGAGAGGCGGCCCGGGTGTCAGGCGCAAACACTCGTACACGTGCGTGGCCAGAGCCAGCATCTCCACAAAGTAGTCAGCGCACACTGTCATGATAGCTGCCCCGAACACAGCGGTGGAGAGCATGGTGAAGAGCTTTTGCCACTGCAGTGTAAGCACGGCGAACAGCATGCCCGCTCCCAGCAGCGTGCCCAGGGGTACCCAGACGGTGGTGGGGGTGTAGAACTGGTGAGCCACCAGCAGGGCGGCGAGAGCCAGCAGGAGGCCCAGCAGCAGGCCCGTCATGAAGAGGCCGACGCTACGCACCAACATGGTGACCAGGCCGCACAGCAGGCCGATACCGAGGCCGATACCGGCGCTGGCCTCCACGCTCAGCTGGGTGTCCAGCACACGCTCCTTGTGGCACAGCAGGAAAATGATGACAGAGCCAAACATGAGGCCGGACAGGAACATGACCGCCTTGAAACAGCGGTAACCTGGAAGAGACGGGACGGGACAGTTTTATAATGAGGACAGAAGAgttgtgaggaagagttacatAAGGAAATATCCCATTGTATGAATATAAAGTAAGCACACTAAAGCGCTGCAGATTTACTCTATGGACATGAATTCAGTCAATAATCAAGGAAATAAATGGGATCATTACGCTGAATCTAATGTAAGAAAAGGCAACAGCCTATTCATAATGGCTGCAGGCTTGCCCAAAGTCTTCAAGAGTAGAGTCATCCTAATGGGAAATgactcatttgtgtgtgtgtgtgtgtgtgtgtgtgtgtgtgtgtgtgtgtgtgtgtgtctgtgtgtgtctgtgtctgtgagaggCGTGATTACAATGCACTGCAGAACATTAAAGTGGTGGATATCCTTAATGCATGATGATAAAACAAATGGCCTGGCGTCTTCAATTTCTCAAATCAGTTTTAATAGCCATTAAGCTGTGAAATTGTGACATGAGGGAGTTTCCAATGACTGACAATATGCAGCTTTCAATTTTTGGTGTTCCAGCCTGATTAGATCAAATTTTTACAAGGAGGAACGGACAATGCCTGTTGCAATCTGGTCATAGAGGAGAGCAGTGACATCAAGTGAAAGCAAAGGAATAGCCAACTTGAAAAATCAAACGGTGTACTATAGAGCACGGTTACGTACACATGATATGTTTAGATACTGTGTTGTGTCACAAGAAAAACATGAGGTTTTAGCACGCTTGGTGTCTTACCAAAGAAGCAGTAGATGATACCGAACAGGCAACACATGGAGCAGATGACGGTAGGGATGACATCATACTTTCTCTCGATCTCCAAGCTACAGGCGTCGACCTCAGCCGTGCCTGCCCCTGCCCCATCAGAGCCCAGCCCAGTGGGATCTGCCATTTTGGGCAAATGTCAGCGGGTTTGGGGCTGGTTGAAGTTTGGGACAAGGATAGAGCAGCTGATTGCGTTATCTTAAGTCCATCTGAGCAGGTGAGGTGACTgcaaaataagagaaaatgttGGTATAAGTCAAAGATCACCAAcacaattaaacaaaaacaaacttttgatACTGTAACTCTAGTGGAGTAGATGTAAACAGAGCCTGAATGGCGGTTCCAGCTCCTCTAACAAACATTCCCTAGCCACAATACTAAGAACGGACAGCGGAGAAATACGAGAAAAGGAAATACAGTTGAATGAGTGAAGAATAAAATACAGCATGTCCCCGTCAACACATGGACTTGGGCTGACAACTCCTCAGCCGTCGCCAAGGCTGTAGGCGAAGTGTGAAATCTTCAGATCAGCTGTGACTTCTGCCTAGTTGCATGTGCGGCTGTCACACACTCCATAAGCTCTCCTACTGAATGCAGCATTGTATACCACATTTGGTTTCTATGGGCACAGACAGAAACCATAAACATATCTAACAGACCATAAGATGGCTCCCCATTTTAAACAATACTGAACTTAGCACAAAAACACTTAATTGATCACCGCAATTATATTGTGATAGCAAGTAGCTGACATCGTATCTGTTTGCACTACACAAAATGACTGTAGAAAAGCAGATATTGTTTATATACTAAAGTACAATCTCATATGTCTTGAAGCTTCCCCTTTTCTGTGATTGTATATCTGCAAAACAGTGCCTACAAAGTAAACAACTGGTACTGTCCAAGGGTTATATATGATATTTAATAGGTTGATCTGGCAGGCGCACAGAGCCACAGAGGGTAGTAGCGGGGCTCAAGGCTTAGGGTGGACTGCTCTCTCTGAGGCTGCTGGCAGGTCCTCCCTCATGATCTCACCCCAGTCCAGATCCGATTACAGCTAACTCACGTTTTCAGCTCGGGAGAAACAGTCAGGAACAGTCAGCCCCCTGccttttctcttcatctgcttgccagctctttctctgtccccctcttCCTGTTTATCTGACGCTTTGTCTCTCCTTCATTACCCGAAACTTTCCCCACCTTAAATCTATCTTCCCCTTTACACTATGTGGCTACACAAAACGctttctttttgcctttttctcaGACACACAAGGCTACGTATTATGACCTGCCCATGACTTTACATGGAAAAAATGAGAGACCATTGgaaagttctctctctctctctcgcttgctgaCTTAGTTAGTTCTTTggtacctgtctctctgtctcccatcaGTTAAAATTGTaatgacagacagaaattaagaaaaaaatatcttcCCAGTTGGCATCTTGACACTATTCTTTGGTATccattacatattttattaaaaCTTTGAGGATATAAATAGATCTTTAAGTAAAATAATTTGCTGTGGATGCAATAATGTAGTTAGATGAAATAGTGCTAAAATGCaccattttatcttttttatgaaaaatgagaaatattcttcagccaaacagcaacgACTATGATTTGTAGTTTTCATAACCTTGTGAGCAGAAAAAAGTTTCTGCTTATGAAGTGACTTAAACTAAAACGTCAAGGCATTTTGTTGACTGTAGCAGCACAAGAAGTAAATTGGATGAAATGAGAATAGGCCCAAAATAAAATCTATCTTTTCTACCAAAATTAGCACTGCTGGAAAGATCTTTATACAATCAAGACTATAATCTTCACATCAAGCCCAGCCAACTCAAAATGAAGAACCAAGTTCCCTTCTGAGGCAGAAGCAGTACTAGGATGAAACTACACACAGGAACCTCACTGTTAGGGGATTTTGGAGCGTTGGATACAGTGACTGTAAACCGAGACCCGGCTCTCCATGTTGGGGTTGATTTCCTATCAGGTTTGGCTTTCCCctctaatgctgcgttcaggtcatatcagaggaagcggaggaacaggatgacatctcGTTGCTACAGCGTGGCAGCATTCACGTTTAAGTGTGAATTAAATGGATCATCTTGATTTTCATTCACTTCTGCAGTTTATGGtgccaagtgggagatatcagAGCCTACAAAAAATTCCTTCGGCCTACTTGTATTAGGAGGTTGACTgcttgtatttacagtaaatcagatatGACATGAACGGCGCATGTGAAACACCTGTGCTGGTCAGTTGAGTTAGGGTGTCTTCATTTGGAGAGCTGCTCCTATAAAGCACGTGTTTCCCCAGGGTGCCTCTCACACCGCAGCCTAAAGCCTTTTGACTGTTTCAGTTTGCCTGTCCGGTGGCCTTCtgccatgtttttctttttcttttaaggagtatgaaacatgaatatgcGACTATATCAAGTGAGATATATGAGGTGAATTTCATCGTCCACTACACACAGAGTAGTAAATAACTACATTTTGGCAGGAATACGCTTGCATTGCTAGTTTTCTAGTGTTTCCTCCAACAAAtgaaatcatgtatttttgtagGAGGCAGCAAGCACTGTGTAAGTTACTGAAGACTTGTAGGTAACTACTAAAACTACAAAATTAAAGTtttctaaaagaaaaaacaattaaatatttaaagagataaaaaaatCTATCAATCTATTCATGCCTCCACCTCTTTATCTGAGTTTCGCTTTGCTCTCTGTGTTCTTCCATACACCACAATGTAGTTTGGATATAGCTTTACTTTTCAAGTAgtagttttacattttgtggGAGATAGTAAAATAGTAACACATTACATTATACAGTAGCTCGTTTTTTTCCATAATTGCACTGTAATTAGGCAATAACAAAATTTGCCACAACTTCCTATGTTGCTACTAGTAGGCCAAGACCTTGACTAAATATTTTGTGGTCACATTATTGGATCTAGTTACACCTTGAGGAAAAACTCACCAATGCTAACAGAGAAAAAGATTGACAAGTCTCATCCTTACTTGCAGTATTAATAGTTTCTCTATAACAACTCATAATTTGCCATATGTCATATTTGGTTACTGTTACATTACACCGCAATTGTTGAAATGAGATTTTTGGGTTACCAGTAAAACTAGCAGCTAAAATTCTTTCAGTGTGAACGTTTTTTAAACTACATTTTAAGAGTAGTTTCCTCAActctgtacatacacacacacccatacacactcCCACGGCCGTGTGTCTGCCCCTTATGTTACCCCTCAGTGAGTCACAATGGTGTCCTATGTCTAGGAGGCTTGGAAGTCCATGCTGCTCTGGGAGAATAGAGCCATTATGCAGCATGACAAAGACTCTGAGGCCCATGCCGTGACCTCTAGTGGCACTCAGAGCAAACCATGCGGAGGAAAAGGGAGACCACCTAAAGATGGTGGAGAGCACCAAGGAGACTGGTAGATCCCAAGTGTTTGCTTAGAGATAGGTGCCAAGTATTTGCCTTGAGAGAGTTGgtgagtgatggagggaggggtttCTTACTAGAAGCAGAGCTTTTTATCTAAAAGAATTATGTCATTAAACTCACTGGAGGCCCCAAAAGCTCCCAATGCTTCCTAGCAGAATGTTCAATAAGCTAATGTCGCCTGGCAACAAATACAATACCAGTAAACAGAGTTTGGCAACAATTTCAGTTCCAGGATGTGACAGCCTGATCGTTAGAGGCTTTAAAAGTTCCAGATCCCTTCAATGTcggactggaggttttccatgAAAATCTAAACGTTttattgaaaaacacaaaatgttctCCAGTAGAACCACTAATAATGACAAATGGAGAGAGTTAAAACACAATAAGCATCACAACTGTAGATGAGACACTGAATATAGGCTGTGTTACCCTTGAAACTAAAACCTAGGTAAAGAGTGTACTCTTCCTGAACAAACACGTCACAGGGGGCTGAGGAGCTGAGACCTCAGCTGCTGAGGAATAGGCAGGGCAGAGTACAAGTTCCCCACATAGCTAATTTGGGTGTGTTTAATCAAGGGGCTGGGCGTGTGATTACAGCCAAGGATGGGGGTGTTCTGGCTTGACGGCCAAGACCAGCTGAGAAGCTGAAGAACCTGCAGTGTTCTGACTTGGCTGTCTGAAGACTTTACTTGGAAGACTCTACCAtggtctctctctgaatgtgaGAGATGCATAGGAGCTTACACACCACAGTTGCAGCCATAAATCATGCCACCCTCAGCCGAATACCCCGACCGGCTCAAAGACCGGTCAAGTATAGACAAGAGCAAGCATGGACATGATGGTGCTAACACACTGGTGGTTGATTAGTTACAATGGCTGgacaaaactggaaaaaaaatatgctcATCACAATCACATTTGTTTCCACATTGGAGCACATGAAGCAGGACATCATATGGGCCACTACTGAGCTTCCTGCCTCTCCACACCAGGAAGCTCGGGCCCAGAAGAGGAAGCAGGGCTCATCAGGTTGCAGTGTGTTGGAACTGACTCTTCTCTTGGGGCCacaaagcagagacagaggcacaAAGTGGGATTATCAACATAGAGGCTTCGCTTCACTACCCAACGACACAATCTGCCTGGATTTAATccaaaaacagaacacaaaTGCAACTCAACTTGGACTGCAACAAACAATTATTTTGTTGATTGTTTTCATTAATATAAACTAATTACAATTAAAAATCTACAATTGAACATTCAAAGTTGATTAACATAAATTTTAATGTGGAATTTGCCATTATAGCCAAACTACATTTCTGCATATTATTGCCTGAGTCCAGAccaatatatgtaatatattgcATTGCTATCGCTGGCTACATTTATGTTATGTTTCAGTGTATAAGCCTAGCCAACAAATGTAGCACAGCTGTAATGGCTGAAGAGCTGATTTGTTAGGTTGACTGGAAATCACAAGGCAGCTGCCAGAGAATCTGCACTCCTAGCAAAGTTACATTATCAGTACAAACAGCTTTTTCAAAATTGAATCAGAGAGAAGCAATTTGAGCATTACTGAGGtaacaaagcaaagcaaaggtTCCCTTGCAATATGATGAAAGCAAGCTAGTAATCTGTCTGGCTCGCAGGTTCAGGTGTTGGTGCGGcagttgctgctgtggtgtgATGTAACAACGTGCATGGTAAACAAAGCACCACATTATTGGGTTTCTGTTTATAGTATTCCCAGAGTTTTTATAATATACTCAGCATATACTCAGAGTTTGGGATTAATGCAGCCatgttcaaaacaaaaacaattatgAATATGCAAAATCAATAAATTTACATAGTTGACAtaatcaataaatcactaaCTTTGACAAATTGCTGCGGCCCAAAAATCAACACCTGTCACTGCTGGCATTCCTGTCACTGCATACTAATTACTAAAACATAAATGCAACAAAAATAATCTTATTTATATCATTAACCCAAATACAAACCAGTTAGATCAAGTGAGACTTCTAATGCTACCTCACACAAAAATGAGTTATCGATAACTTTCAGCATGTTGTTGAGTCAATCAaaattaatcaatcaaaatcTTAACAGGGATGATCCCTTGTTCATTCCCAGCTCTGCTCCCTCCTGTCAGCTGTCTCCCCAAGGTGTCACATGGTCTTTCCAGGTCGTCAGCTGCTCTGCTCACAGCAGTCACTAGACAAAACTATTTGAGaaatttaccaatacacaggatccaATCCAACTATCTGTTGTGCTATTTAGGATGACCACCTGTGTAGAAAGGATGTTAAAGAAAAGAGGGGGTGGATGAGGGCAGGTATGTCACTGGGGTTAGTAGGGGGGATTGTCACCCATAGCTTAAGAAACCCCACTGTAAACATGTAAGGGGGCACAGCGTGAGAATGAAAAGTGCATAAGGTAAAATCAGGGAGAATAAGTCACTCCTTTGTGCATTTCAGCACACTGTTGTATCTCACAACAACAAGCCTACAAGCTAGATAATATTAGGCAGGAAGGATGACATCCGAGGACTTGTAACATAGCACAACTCATCCATTTCTGCAATTTGGGAAGAGCATTATGTTGAAAGTGTCATGATGTTAGATGGGTCAAACTTCTCCATCATGTCAGAGCACTTTATGAAAGGCAGGAAACACACTGTTTGACAATCCAAGGCCAAGAGACTGTAAACACTTTCAGGTGTCTTAATATTTTTTAACAGTATTTCTAGCTTCATTTTCCCTCATAATCTCTCCAATTCATGGCTGCCTCTGAGTTTAGTCTAAACAATAGCAGCCTTTCAACTTAAGATTGTGGAGAGCTACTTACAGAAAGGCAGAAAAAGTACAGGAACACAATGAGACGCCTTTAGAAGGGAGTCACATGTCTgctgcatgcatacacacattcatatgttCATAAACTTACTAAAATTATACTAAAACTCAGCACACAGCGCACAGCGCAGCAGGGAGGGGCAGGTACGCCTGCAGTAGTGCTCTATTAGGGTTTGTGGCGAGAACAGCCTTCAGCTGGGGGTGTGGTGCAGTGTGGAGGTCCGTATGTTGGTGAGGGCGCGGCGGAGTGTAGCACTACGTACACTGATGTGATATAATCAAATGTGCTGCtggtgggcagcagggtggaatAGAGAGTTCAAGGTCCCTTCAACCGGAGGACCAGAATCCAACCAGCAGAGTCAACCGGctgcaagcatccgccctgctgaagagtCCTGGAGCAAGACGCTcaacccctaccagctcctaattataataataatttgatactctattttttattattattaaacttTGTGTTACTTGTTATCTAAATTTTCATATGTTCACATTCTTCTGTTTGTGTACAAGAAATGTGATGTTGCTCACACAGACTTCCAGagaaaaatgagtaaaaaaaagataaaatcaaataaaacaggcTACTGAATGAATTGTGGTGACGTGTAGATAGGTATGTTAGGAGGCTGGGAGCCCATGCAgggcctatatacagtatgtctttggCACTTCCAGTTCAGCTCTGTCATTTACAGCAGTCAGAGCAGTCATTTAACCCTCTCTGTCAACTGCCAGTGAAGAATAATTGTACCTCCTACAAGGCTCTCACGAGCCGAAAATATCTCATATGTCCTTCATTTTCCGAGACATCTCGACACCCCCTCTCCTGCCACAGGAAAAAAACTATAACCAATATTTAAAGTGCTATAAGTAGTCTGTGGATGGGTGTTCATGTTTCTCCACAACTTCAAAACCACTGGTATCAGTTTTTATGTGGTTGGCCTGCTGTGACAATGGGGTTTTCTTACACCCAAAACTCAATCGCTGCTTCCATCTCTAAATCCACCTTCATAACCTTCTTCTGTGCCCAACTGGGTTGAATAACGAGTGTATTAATACACCTCAAGTGCAGGAAAAACATTACACGCAGAGGAAAAGGAGTTCTTCAGTCATGTCAGTTCTTCTGCTAGGTAGGCTAGCTCTGCAACAATCATTTGAGAGGCAAAATCAAAACATGATGAACATTTCATGATTAAAATATAAAGTTCAGGAAATGTATTTCAGgtttgcaaacaaacacaaattttcttctgtgccGCATTTA
This DNA window, taken from Centroberyx gerrardi isolate f3 chromosome 5, fCenGer3.hap1.cur.20231027, whole genome shotgun sequence, encodes the following:
- the LOC139920597 gene encoding transmembrane protein 198-like isoform X1, whose translation is MADPTGLGSDGAGAGTAEVDACSLEIERKYDVIPTVICSMCCLFGIIYCFFGYRCFKAVMFLSGLMFGSVIIFLLCHKERVLDTQLSVEASAGIGLGIGLLCGLVTMLVRSVGLFMTGLLLGLLLALAALLVAHQFYTPTTVWVPLGTLLGAGMLFAVLTLQWQKLFTMLSTAVFGAAIMTVCADYFVEMLALATHVYECLRLTPGPPLCWYSWVILGIWPALSLMGVLVQWKLTDDSFSHTEVIISRRQKRVQLMRIREKDAKKRQQAGGQEGTYRRKPTPVKRYAGDLLAPSYLQSLRDRQTGTGTSLSSLGTANHTMIDLDYDTGSTVPLTATTPVIRV
- the LOC139920597 gene encoding transmembrane protein 198-like isoform X2, which produces MADPTGLGSDGAGAGTAEVDACSLEIERKYDVIPTVICSMCCLFGIIYCFFGYRCFKAVMFLSGLMFGSVIIFLLCHKERVLDTQLSVEASAGIGLGIGLLCGLVTMLVRSVGLFMTGLLLGLLLALAALLVAHQFYTPTTVWVPLGTLLGAGMLFAVLTLQWQKLFTMLSTAVFGAAIMTVCADYFVEMLALATHVYECLRLTPGPPLCWYSWVILGIWPALSLMGVLVQWKLTDDSFSHTEVIISRRQKRVQLMRIREKDAKKRQQAELPAKSAGQTDGHRHFP